Proteins found in one Mucilaginibacter gracilis genomic segment:
- a CDS encoding peptidylprolyl isomerase: MSKAIIKTEKGDMTVDFYENDAPKAVANFKKLAKEGFYNGIAFHRVIPNFMVQGGCPFSKDPATAYRAGSGGPGYTIDCELTGENQYHDRGVLSMAHAGRNTGGSQFFICHSRANTAHLDRNHTCFGKVVENVDIVDDIRQGDKITSIEIIED, translated from the coding sequence ATGAGTAAAGCGATAATTAAAACTGAAAAGGGCGACATGACCGTAGACTTCTACGAAAACGACGCACCTAAAGCTGTAGCCAATTTTAAAAAACTGGCTAAAGAAGGCTTTTATAACGGCATTGCATTTCACCGTGTAATACCTAACTTTATGGTACAAGGCGGTTGCCCGTTCTCAAAAGACCCTGCAACAGCTTACCGTGCAGGTAGCGGTGGCCCCGGTTATACTATTGATTGCGAATTAACCGGCGAAAACCAATACCATGATCGTGGTGTGTTATCAATGGCACATGCAGGCCGTAATACAGGTGGGTCGCAGTTTTTTATCTGCCACAGCCGCGCCAACACAGCACACTTAGACAGAAACCACACTTGCTTTGGCAAAGTTGTTGAAAATGTTGATATTGTTGATGATATTCGCCAGGGCGACAAAATAACAAGTATCGAAATTATTGAAGATTAA
- a CDS encoding SulP family inorganic anion transporter has product METLSFKNTLKSNLSAGLVVFLVALPLCLGVALASGAPLLSGIITGIVGGIIVGGLSGSQLAVSGPAAGLTTIVAAAIITLHSYEAFLLSVVLAGVIQIVLGLVKAGKVGLFFPSNVIKGMLAAIGIILILKQIPHAFGYDADAEGDFAFLQADKANTFSEINNVLSKLNMGAILIFALSMAVLMLWDTKLFKKVKAFPAGLVVVILGVLASAGLSALPDYMHLRTNSFVKIPVLSGISDFATILKFPAFSAISNPEVWTVALTIAFVASLETLLSIEAVDKLDPQKRSTPLNRELLAQGLGNTISGLIGGIPLTAVIVRGATNVSAGAKTKFSAIFHGVLLLVTVILIPKVLNMIPLASLAAILIMVGYKLTKLKLFTDMYKAGWNQFAPFIITVIAIILTDLLKGVLIGMAVSIIFILVNATKDLIFSTETLTDNGKVQRLVLSEQVTFLNKAHLNEFFSKIEKGSSVWIDASQTRYIEQDCLEILQDFKTKAVADNISCTITGLKDHYSFLEAKGELVAHSHDHNHQRYQDLFANNRKFIADKLHLDINYFTKLNAGQSPPYLIVGCSDSRAPLELITGAKPGEIFSQRNIANQVIPSDPNLMSVLQYAVEALKVQHIIICGHYGCGGIRAAVAGGTSGNLDQWLSHVRDVYRIHKEELDAITDPEMQHRRLVELNVREQIYQLKTTAIVQKALQNGQVLNIYGWVYDLADGMLHDLQISETETERNQQVVLV; this is encoded by the coding sequence ATGGAAACTTTATCATTTAAAAATACATTAAAATCTAACCTGTCGGCAGGTTTGGTGGTTTTTTTGGTGGCTTTGCCACTTTGCCTTGGTGTTGCCCTGGCCAGCGGCGCGCCATTATTATCGGGCATTATAACTGGCATTGTAGGCGGTATTATTGTAGGCGGTTTAAGCGGTTCGCAGTTAGCGGTAAGCGGGCCGGCTGCCGGTTTAACAACTATAGTGGCTGCAGCCATCATAACCCTGCACTCCTACGAAGCCTTTTTGTTAAGCGTGGTGCTTGCAGGCGTAATTCAAATTGTTTTGGGTTTGGTTAAGGCCGGTAAGGTAGGTTTGTTTTTCCCTTCAAACGTTATTAAGGGCATGCTTGCCGCAATTGGTATTATATTGATATTAAAGCAAATACCACACGCGTTTGGTTACGATGCCGACGCCGAAGGCGATTTTGCATTTTTACAGGCCGATAAGGCCAATACCTTTAGCGAGATTAATAATGTACTCTCTAAATTAAATATGGGTGCAATTTTAATTTTCGCCCTTTCAATGGCAGTATTAATGTTATGGGATACCAAATTGTTTAAAAAGGTAAAAGCTTTCCCTGCCGGGCTTGTTGTTGTTATATTAGGTGTACTGGCATCGGCAGGGCTAAGCGCCTTGCCCGATTATATGCATTTACGTACCAATAGCTTTGTAAAAATCCCGGTATTATCCGGAATAAGCGATTTTGCCACTATTCTTAAATTTCCGGCTTTTAGCGCTATATCCAACCCCGAAGTTTGGACGGTTGCACTAACCATTGCCTTTGTTGCCAGTTTAGAAACCTTGTTGAGCATCGAAGCTGTTGATAAACTTGATCCGCAAAAGCGCTCAACCCCTTTAAACCGCGAGTTATTGGCCCAGGGTTTGGGTAATACCATATCGGGTTTAATAGGTGGCATCCCGTTAACGGCTGTAATAGTACGCGGTGCTACCAATGTTAGCGCAGGTGCAAAAACAAAGTTTTCGGCAATATTTCATGGTGTTTTGTTGCTGGTTACGGTAATACTGATACCCAAGGTATTAAACATGATACCCCTTGCAAGTTTGGCCGCTATATTAATTATGGTAGGCTATAAGCTAACTAAACTTAAGCTTTTTACCGATATGTATAAAGCAGGCTGGAACCAGTTTGCACCCTTTATTATTACGGTTATAGCCATTATTTTGACTGATTTGCTAAAAGGTGTTTTAATAGGCATGGCGGTAAGCATCATCTTTATTTTAGTTAATGCAACCAAAGATTTGATCTTCTCTACCGAAACGCTAACCGATAACGGCAAAGTACAAAGGCTTGTTTTGTCTGAGCAGGTAACCTTTTTAAATAAGGCTCACTTAAACGAGTTTTTTAGCAAAATTGAAAAAGGGAGCAGCGTTTGGATAGATGCCAGCCAAACACGCTACATTGAGCAGGATTGCTTAGAGATTTTGCAGGATTTTAAAACTAAGGCTGTGGCCGATAATATATCTTGTACCATAACCGGGCTAAAAGATCACTACTCGTTTTTAGAAGCTAAGGGCGAATTGGTAGCTCACAGTCACGACCATAACCATCAGCGTTACCAGGATTTGTTTGCAAATAACCGCAAATTTATAGCCGATAAGCTGCATTTGGATATCAATTACTTTACCAAGTTAAACGCCGGCCAATCGCCACCATATTTAATAGTTGGCTGTTCGGATAGCCGCGCGCCGCTTGAGCTTATTACAGGTGCCAAGCCGGGCGAAATATTCAGCCAGCGTAATATCGCTAACCAGGTTATACCGAGCGACCCTAACCTGATGTCGGTTTTGCAATACGCGGTCGAAGCTTTAAAGGTTCAGCATATTATCATTTGCGGCCATTACGGTTGCGGCGGTATCCGTGCGGCCGTAGCCGGTGGCACAAGTGGCAACCTCGACCAATGGTTGAGTCACGTGCGCGATGTTTACCGCATTCATAAAGAAGAACTGGATGCCATTACCGACCCCGAAATGCAACACCGCCGCCTGGTTGAATTGAATGTGAGAGAGCAAATTTATCAGCTAAAAACAACTGCCATAGTGCAAAAGGCCTTACAAAACGGCCAGGTGCTCAATATTTACGGTTGGGTTTATGATTTGGCCGACGGCATGCTGCACGACCTGCAAATAAGCGAAACTGAAACCGAGAGAAATCAGCAGGTTGTTTTGGTTTAA
- the lpxK gene encoding tetraacyldisaccharide 4'-kinase has product MLKYLRWFLLPFSWLYGLVILTRNWCYDAGIFKSHSFNIPVISVGNLDVGGAGKSPMTEYLIRLLKNNHKLATLSRGYGRKTQGFLKATQASTATEIGDEPAQFKQKFPDITVAVCESRVAGINQLKANIDLVILDDAYQHRAVKPGLSILLFDYSRIFEPHFMLPAGNLREPFGGIKRANIIIISKCPHTLADAEQQAIVQRIKPLANQSVFFTAINYSSLYPVNSRAGTTQIDKDTVVFIITGIANPAPLLNHVKKQAKQVIHHNYPDHHQFTLKNITKLADEFLACPADKKLILTTEKDIQRLREHELVAGFKQLPLWVLPIEVQFLNNNQAGFNNIIQNYVRQYKANRQLH; this is encoded by the coding sequence ATGTTGAAATATTTGCGCTGGTTTTTATTACCGTTTTCATGGCTGTACGGGTTGGTTATTTTAACCCGTAACTGGTGTTATGATGCAGGTATATTTAAAAGCCACAGTTTCAATATTCCGGTAATTTCGGTAGGTAACCTTGATGTAGGTGGGGCAGGTAAAAGCCCCATGACAGAGTACCTCATTCGGTTACTAAAAAACAACCACAAACTGGCAACCCTTAGCCGTGGCTATGGCCGTAAAACACAGGGGTTTTTAAAGGCCACCCAGGCAAGTACGGCTACAGAAATAGGAGATGAGCCCGCCCAATTCAAACAAAAATTTCCGGATATAACAGTAGCCGTTTGCGAAAGCAGGGTTGCCGGTATTAACCAGCTAAAAGCAAATATTGATCTCGTTATTTTAGACGACGCCTACCAGCACCGTGCAGTTAAACCTGGCCTGAGCATTTTATTGTTTGATTATAGCCGCATATTTGAACCCCATTTTATGCTGCCCGCAGGCAACCTTCGCGAACCCTTCGGTGGCATAAAGCGGGCCAATATCATCATCATCAGTAAATGCCCCCATACATTGGCGGATGCCGAACAACAAGCTATTGTACAACGCATCAAACCATTGGCCAATCAAAGCGTATTTTTTACTGCTATAAATTATAGTTCGCTTTACCCCGTTAACAGTAGGGCAGGTACAACGCAGATTGATAAAGATACCGTTGTATTTATCATCACGGGCATTGCCAACCCGGCTCCGTTGTTAAACCATGTTAAAAAGCAGGCAAAACAGGTAATTCATCACAATTATCCCGATCATCATCAGTTTACCTTAAAAAATATTACTAAACTTGCCGATGAGTTTTTGGCTTGCCCGGCAGATAAAAAACTCATACTTACAACAGAAAAGGATATACAACGTTTACGTGAACACGAGTTGGTTGCAGGTTTTAAACAATTGCCGCTTTGGGTGTTGCCCATTGAGGTTCAGTTTTTAAATAACAACCAAGCCGGGTTTAATAATATTATACAAAACTATGTTAGACAATATAAGGCAAACCGCCAGTTACATTAA
- a CDS encoding energy transducer TonB: MERFKNMQLSFNCPKSINNMQACNSGWHCGACNETVHDFRGLTEAEILEAFSKSHTLLCGLYDAKRVTEMPKKLMWRKWLSAALFIVGISAFSDRAYAQGKVKVNNKTIKSAKSDTIKDVVMGFMAVTVKPQFPGGDAAFNRYVNEHVKYTGERAGPVYVSFIVEKDGTLTNIKVVKGGEPELNQQIIEIVKNSPRWRGGIDSGRPMRAEITVPISF, encoded by the coding sequence ATGGAAAGGTTTAAAAACATGCAACTATCGTTTAACTGCCCAAAATCAATCAACAACATGCAGGCTTGTAATAGCGGCTGGCATTGCGGTGCGTGCAATGAAACCGTACACGATTTTAGAGGGTTAACAGAGGCCGAAATATTGGAAGCCTTCAGCAAAAGCCACACCCTGCTTTGCGGATTATATGATGCCAAACGGGTAACCGAAATGCCTAAAAAACTAATGTGGCGAAAATGGTTGTCGGCGGCACTATTCATTGTAGGCATCAGCGCATTTAGCGATCGCGCTTATGCACAAGGGAAGGTAAAAGTTAACAACAAAACTATTAAAAGCGCCAAAAGCGATACTATTAAAGATGTGGTTATGGGTTTTATGGCTGTAACCGTTAAACCGCAGTTTCCGGGTGGCGATGCTGCTTTTAACAGATATGTAAATGAGCATGTTAAATACACCGGTGAACGCGCAGGCCCGGTTTACGTGAGCTTTATAGTAGAAAAAGATGGTACTTTAACAAACATTAAAGTAGTTAAAGGTGGCGAACCGGAGTTAAACCAACAAATAATCGAGATTGTGAAAAACAGCCCGCGCTGGCGCGGCGGTATAGATAGCGGCAGGCCCATGCGGGCAGAAATAACGGTGCCTATTTCGTTTTAA
- a CDS encoding energy transducer TonB, with product MRDFREMSEAQILDVFNRYGQNTCGMYNADRIKVLPQKSNWQKWTAAAMMVLGLSACHNEVMGKVKLYSTGKAPSKLSAPADTTQLNCVFGGAGLQPTFPGGEVAFAKYMAQHVKNAGNFKGKAFAMFIVEKDGSLTHIEILRSAVPVLDQHIIAALKQMPRWQPGTENGRPVRVQFTMPISFTGDSK from the coding sequence GTGCGAGATTTTAGAGAGATGAGCGAAGCCCAGATACTTGATGTTTTTAACCGATACGGCCAAAATACTTGTGGTATGTATAACGCCGACAGGATTAAAGTACTACCACAAAAAAGTAATTGGCAAAAATGGACCGCGGCAGCTATGATGGTACTTGGCCTCTCGGCTTGCCATAATGAGGTTATGGGTAAGGTTAAATTGTACTCCACCGGGAAGGCTCCATCAAAATTATCGGCCCCGGCAGATACTACTCAACTCAATTGTGTGTTTGGCGGGGCCGGGCTACAACCAACGTTTCCGGGTGGCGAAGTTGCGTTTGCAAAATATATGGCTCAACATGTTAAAAACGCAGGTAATTTTAAAGGCAAAGCATTTGCAATGTTTATTGTTGAAAAAGATGGCTCGCTTACCCATATCGAAATATTAAGAAGTGCGGTACCTGTTTTGGACCAACATATTATAGCTGCTTTAAAACAGATGCCGCGCTGGCAACCGGGAACAGAAAATGGCCGGCCCGTGCGTGTACAATTTACTATGCCAATTAGTTTTACCGGCGATAGTAAATAA
- a CDS encoding purine-nucleoside phosphorylase, whose amino-acid sequence MLDNIRQTASYIKNRIGNFEPEIGIILGTGLGGLVREIEIEKQMMYSNIPDFPISTLEFHSGKLIFGRLAGKNVVAMQGRLHYYEGYSMQQITFPVRVMKMLGIKTLFVSNASGSLNPDFKKGDLMIIEDHINLQPDNPLIGNNNSDLGPRFPDMSEPYKHHLIEKGLKIAAHHNIACHKGVYVSVTGPNLETRAEYKYLRIIGGDAVGMSTVPEVIVANHMGLPVFAISVLTDEGFPEVLKPVSVEEILAVATEAEPKLTMILKELIAQL is encoded by the coding sequence ATGTTAGACAATATAAGGCAAACCGCCAGTTACATTAAAAACCGCATTGGCAATTTTGAACCCGAAATTGGTATTATATTAGGCACCGGCCTGGGTGGCTTGGTTAGAGAGATTGAGATAGAAAAACAAATGATGTATTCTAACATTCCCGATTTTCCTATCTCAACGCTCGAGTTCCACTCCGGTAAATTAATATTTGGCCGTTTGGCGGGTAAAAATGTGGTGGCTATGCAGGGCCGTTTGCACTATTACGAGGGTTACAGCATGCAGCAAATTACCTTCCCGGTAAGGGTGATGAAAATGCTGGGCATCAAAACACTTTTTGTATCAAACGCAAGTGGTTCGTTAAACCCCGATTTTAAAAAGGGCGATTTGATGATAATTGAAGATCATATCAACTTACAGCCCGATAACCCGCTGATAGGCAATAACAATTCTGATCTGGGGCCACGTTTTCCGGATATGAGCGAGCCTTACAAGCATCACTTAATTGAGAAGGGTTTAAAAATTGCCGCCCATCATAATATTGCGTGCCATAAAGGTGTTTATGTATCGGTTACCGGCCCTAACCTTGAAACCAGGGCCGAGTATAAGTATTTGCGCATAATTGGCGGCGACGCTGTAGGGATGAGTACCGTACCCGAAGTAATTGTAGCTAACCACATGGGTTTACCCGTTTTTGCAATTTCGGTATTAACCGACGAGGGTTTCCCCGAAGTTTTGAAGCCCGTTTCGGTAGAAGAGATACTGGCCGTAGCAACCGAGGCGGAGCCTAAACTGACTATGATATTAAAAGAATTGATAGCCCAACTTTGA
- a CDS encoding asparagine synthetase B, giving the protein MKHRVKYFLAFAFCLAAFITRASSILLPMDEAQKDHLKAYGIAFWTLKNGEEVDWLLNYRGGSFMMAYNADIEKECKIRGVSYEIIPEVKANAIITQVSDPSVNMDVVKLLKAPKMAVYSPKSKLPWDDAVTLVLKYAEIPYDVIYDEEVIHGDLPKYDWLHLHHEDFTGQYSKFYQLYRLYPWYVEDVNNQEAMAHKLGFKKVSQMKLAVAQHIRDFCAGGGFLFAMCCGTDTFDIALAASNTDICERMFDGDAADPDAQSKLDFTQTFAFQNFTLDNNYMSHSFSNIDDTPVRIVERSRDFFTLFDFSAKWDVVPSMLTQNHDKVIKGFMGLTTAYRENLIKPGVTIMGETKTLNEARYIHGEYGKGQWTFYGGHDPEDYQHKVGDPPTDLSLHPNSPGYRLILNNVLFPAAKKKKQKT; this is encoded by the coding sequence ATGAAGCATCGTGTAAAATACTTTTTAGCTTTTGCCTTTTGCCTTGCGGCTTTTATAACCAGGGCATCGTCTATTTTGCTACCTATGGACGAGGCGCAAAAGGATCACCTAAAAGCATACGGGATTGCTTTTTGGACTTTGAAGAATGGCGAGGAGGTTGACTGGCTGCTCAACTACCGTGGCGGCAGTTTTATGATGGCTTATAATGCCGATATTGAAAAGGAATGCAAGATACGTGGCGTTAGCTACGAAATTATACCCGAGGTTAAGGCCAACGCCATTATTACCCAGGTTAGCGACCCATCGGTTAATATGGATGTGGTTAAATTGCTAAAGGCCCCCAAAATGGCAGTTTACTCGCCCAAAAGTAAACTACCCTGGGATGATGCCGTTACCCTGGTTTTAAAATATGCCGAAATACCCTACGATGTTATTTACGATGAAGAGGTGATACATGGCGATTTACCCAAATACGATTGGCTGCATTTACACCACGAAGATTTTACGGGCCAGTACAGCAAATTTTATCAGCTATACCGCTTGTACCCGTGGTATGTTGAGGATGTAAATAACCAGGAGGCTATGGCACACAAACTGGGTTTTAAAAAGGTATCGCAAATGAAGCTGGCTGTGGCACAGCACATCCGCGATTTTTGTGCCGGTGGAGGCTTTTTATTTGCCATGTGCTGCGGCACCGATACTTTTGATATTGCCCTGGCCGCCAGCAATACCGACATTTGCGAACGTATGTTTGACGGCGACGCAGCCGACCCGGATGCACAGAGCAAGCTTGATTTTACACAAACCTTTGCTTTTCAAAATTTTACGTTGGATAATAATTACATGTCGCACTCGTTTAGCAATATTGACGATACACCGGTAAGGATAGTTGAGCGTTCGCGCGATTTTTTTACGCTGTTTGATTTTTCGGCTAAGTGGGATGTGGTGCCCAGCATGCTTACCCAAAACCACGATAAGGTTATTAAAGGCTTTATGGGGCTTACCACCGCTTATCGCGAAAATTTGATTAAACCGGGCGTTACCATTATGGGCGAAACCAAAACGCTTAATGAGGCCCGCTACATACATGGCGAATACGGCAAAGGCCAATGGACGTTTTACGGAGGCCACGACCCCGAAGACTACCAACACAAAGTAGGCGACCCGCCAACCGACCTGAGCCTGCACCCAAATTCGCCAGGCTACAGGCTGATATTAAACAACGTGCTATTCCCCGCAGCTAAGAAAAAGAAACAGAAAACATGA
- a CDS encoding putative porin: MITKKLKYLLLLLLCSTAPVAFAQVTQSTKLPVDNTNHMRDTVPVTKPLTDDQMLDSLRKKENSKKDSVIFNSKFIKVTNERLLNDSTQVFPLDTGLTNYENYSPLYQPRSPKIGLGNLGLAERNLLFEPSKTIGFDVGQHFLDAYLLHPEDIQYYRARVPWTSLYLVSGGQIEQMFKLVHTQNIKPNWNVGLNYNKYGSDGLYARQKPDHLNAAFFSWYESPNKRYNILGNLFFNNLKSPENGSITSDTVFTGTGGLSSTGIPIRLNNSRDNLSDNGLYLKQFYYLGRVDTVGGAGTSKVLPTQRIAYTLFYNIRKYRFLQDDLDTYHVFPDFYYDKGVSRDSLALMHISNEFSYSFYLRGKSLKFVKNEAKLDLGIKHDYYSYSQYVRDTLTTPNQPQTGLPQMDQKQAKSFQDITLKAKISYRFSDRMGLDADFQQIAQGRDFGDYLYEAKLNVSAGDKIGKIILGAYTQNSSPPLDYTNWITNHYRWVITNFKNVKTTNLSFNYINNKLQFDVKAEYFLIDNYLYFEAEQGGIDAYPTQLGAPINLLKISVSKNIILGRWHFDNFAVYQKTDYQNTLRTPELYIYTSLYYNKLFFNVLNSSIGLNVRYNTPYAAPSYAVGLGEFYNGSAVKFSSYPVATAFIKATLKRTNLFLMYDYANQGLFSNGYYTVNRYPMPSAILKFGVLWSFYD; this comes from the coding sequence TTGATAACAAAAAAGCTTAAATATTTATTATTGCTGTTGCTATGCTCAACGGCCCCGGTTGCGTTTGCCCAGGTTACGCAGTCAACAAAGTTGCCAGTTGATAATACCAACCACATGCGCGATACGGTGCCGGTTACAAAGCCGTTAACCGACGACCAGATGCTGGATTCGCTTCGAAAAAAAGAGAATTCGAAAAAAGACAGTGTTATATTTAATTCTAAATTTATTAAAGTAACCAACGAGCGGTTGCTTAATGATAGTACACAGGTTTTTCCGTTAGATACCGGCTTAACTAATTACGAAAACTATAGCCCGCTTTACCAGCCGCGCAGCCCCAAAATTGGTTTGGGTAACCTTGGCCTTGCCGAACGCAATTTACTTTTTGAGCCCAGTAAAACCATTGGGTTTGATGTTGGCCAGCATTTTTTAGATGCCTATTTGCTGCACCCCGAGGATATACAATATTACCGGGCACGTGTACCGTGGACGAGTTTGTATTTAGTGAGCGGTGGGCAAATAGAGCAAATGTTTAAATTGGTACACACCCAAAACATTAAACCCAACTGGAATGTGGGTTTAAATTACAACAAATATGGGTCGGATGGTTTATACGCGCGGCAAAAGCCCGATCACCTTAATGCTGCATTTTTTAGCTGGTACGAATCGCCAAATAAACGGTACAATATTTTAGGCAACCTGTTTTTCAATAACCTTAAATCTCCCGAAAATGGGTCGATAACCAGCGATACCGTGTTTACAGGCACCGGCGGGCTAAGTTCAACCGGTATCCCCATCAGGCTCAATAACTCGCGCGATAACCTGAGCGATAATGGCTTATACCTTAAACAGTTTTATTACCTGGGCCGGGTTGATACGGTGGGCGGTGCCGGAACATCAAAAGTGTTGCCTACGCAGCGCATTGCTTACACCTTGTTTTACAACATACGCAAGTACCGCTTTTTGCAAGACGATTTAGATACCTACCACGTATTTCCCGATTTTTATTACGATAAAGGCGTCTCGCGCGATTCGCTGGCTTTAATGCATATCTCTAACGAGTTTTCGTATAGCTTTTACCTGCGGGGCAAATCATTAAAATTTGTAAAAAACGAGGCCAAGCTCGATTTGGGTATTAAGCACGATTATTACAGCTACTCGCAATACGTGCGCGATACTTTAACTACGCCTAACCAGCCGCAAACGGGTTTGCCTCAAATGGATCAAAAGCAGGCCAAATCTTTTCAGGACATCACCCTCAAGGCCAAAATTAGTTACCGCTTTAGCGATAGGATGGGCCTCGATGCCGATTTTCAGCAAATAGCCCAGGGCAGAGATTTTGGTGATTACCTGTACGAAGCCAAGCTAAACGTATCTGCCGGAGATAAAATAGGTAAAATTATATTGGGTGCTTACACCCAAAACAGCTCGCCACCGCTTGATTATACCAATTGGATAACCAACCATTACCGGTGGGTTATCACTAACTTTAAAAACGTTAAAACCACCAACCTGTCATTCAATTACATCAATAACAAATTACAGTTTGATGTAAAGGCCGAGTATTTTTTAATTGATAATTACCTGTATTTTGAGGCCGAACAAGGCGGTATTGATGCCTACCCAACTCAATTGGGCGCTCCTATTAATTTGTTAAAAATAAGCGTAAGCAAAAATATTATCCTGGGCAGGTGGCACTTTGATAACTTTGCGGTATACCAAAAAACCGATTACCAAAATACCCTGCGCACGCCCGAATTATATATCTACACTAGTTTATATTACAATAAACTGTTTTTTAACGTACTTAACTCAAGTATAGGTTTAAATGTACGTTACAATACGCCATACGCTGCCCCATCATACGCGGTAGGCCTGGGCGAGTTTTATAACGGCTCGGCAGTTAAATTTTCGTCGTACCCGGTTGCCACTGCTTTTATAAAAGCAACACTCAAGCGCACCAACCTTTTCCTGATGTATGATTATGCAAACCAGGGCCTGTTTAGTAACGGATACTACACCGTAAACCGCTACCCCATGCCAAGCGCCATCCTGAAATTTGGTGTATTATGGAGTTTTTATGATTAA
- a CDS encoding type II toxin-antitoxin system RelE family toxin produces MPYYTLNFSRQAVKELEKINAPFYSNIKEAIVSLTQNPRPQGYKKLKGRDGYRIRVGNYRIIYNILDQELIVDIITLGHRKDIYD; encoded by the coding sequence ATGCCCTACTACACCTTAAATTTTAGCAGACAAGCCGTAAAAGAATTAGAAAAGATAAACGCACCTTTTTATTCAAATATCAAAGAAGCAATCGTTAGTCTTACCCAAAACCCCCGGCCACAAGGGTATAAAAAGCTAAAAGGACGCGATGGTTATAGAATCAGAGTTGGTAATTATCGTATCATTTACAATATTTTAGATCAGGAACTTATCGTTGATATCATAACGCTGGGGCACAGGAAAGATATTTACGATTGA
- a CDS encoding DUF2490 domain-containing protein, whose amino-acid sequence MLSKKQNRAAFVTLLVIAILSGNKLIAQNTRYNTSNFNGWVALNSQLYLNDNFGIHAEVQIRRNNGFNQWQQLLLRPGIFYNINSNLTATAGYCFVETYPYGQIPIAKVAFPEHRIWQQVQLTQKTGNVDITNRLRLEQRFFGDASVGTFTNTRYENRLRYMLRVAIPLTTDASKVTKLYLPVYDEVLIAFGKNVKYNTFDQNRFGAGIGLNTGKTGKIEVGYMYQYVQQRNLQPDFSQVVENNHTLSITWATSLKLYKKR is encoded by the coding sequence ATGCTTTCTAAAAAACAAAATAGGGCAGCGTTTGTAACGCTGCTTGTTATAGCTATACTATCGGGCAATAAGCTTATTGCGCAAAATACCCGTTATAATACCTCAAACTTTAACGGCTGGGTTGCGCTAAATAGTCAGCTTTATTTAAACGATAATTTTGGCATTCATGCCGAAGTGCAAATACGGCGTAACAACGGTTTTAACCAATGGCAACAGCTTTTATTAAGGCCGGGTATATTTTACAATATTAACAGTAACCTTACCGCTACTGCGGGATATTGCTTTGTAGAAACCTACCCTTACGGCCAAATACCCATAGCCAAAGTAGCCTTTCCCGAACACCGCATCTGGCAGCAAGTGCAGCTAACCCAAAAAACCGGAAATGTTGACATCACAAACCGCTTACGTTTAGAACAACGCTTTTTTGGCGATGCCAGTGTAGGTACCTTTACCAACACCCGGTACGAAAACCGCTTACGCTACATGCTGCGCGTAGCTATACCTTTAACAACCGACGCCAGTAAAGTAACCAAATTATACCTCCCCGTTTACGACGAGGTATTAATAGCCTTTGGCAAAAACGTAAAATACAACACGTTCGATCAAAACCGCTTTGGGGCCGGTATTGGCCTAAACACCGGCAAAACCGGTAAAATAGAAGTGGGTTATATGTACCAATACGTACAACAGCGCAACCTGCAGCCCGATTTTAGCCAGGTTGTAGAAAACAACCACACCCTTTCCATAACCTGGGCCACAAGCCTAAAACTCTATAAAAAGCGTTAA